The Ornithodoros turicata isolate Travis chromosome 7, ASM3712646v1, whole genome shotgun sequence genome includes a region encoding these proteins:
- the LOC135400020 gene encoding uncharacterized protein LOC135400020: MEANDLPTKPMPVVQQKMMARTRNQVGYHCILQRSLRFDPNFYFPTRLRGGLRLTLLFYAHGDRPRMNLYMYAPDTVHNYILLRVYPTQSTKYNSIHFDGIKPWPSNWGYVLGRSKIEKGMYFVIQMEPTWSQTWNWEVRCIVNDICNDTTPGAKEYDRLWTDPYYQGEMLLMEYHVTQIWQSKTSIIYSREMILPVKYGMVSLHPGSVCTITAKTANIDVCGPRVEIALLPRGGNRETSRLERRRIHSLGDAQPDTHVTITLMASAGYVKVLPSFSDKIVLFSPQEDTAGYAFHFFCNIDIINAVLDCGAWYYARWY; this comes from the exons ATGGAGGCCAATGATCTTCCGACCAAACCTATGCCTGTGGTACAGCAGAAGATGATGGCAAGGACTCGCAACCAAGTGGGCTACCACTGCATATTGCAG AGATCCCTCCGCTTTGATCCCAACTTTTATTTTCCAACCCGTTTGAGAGGGGGCTTGAGACTGACGCTCCTGTTTTACGCCCATGGTGACAGACCAAG AATGAACCTTTACATGTACGCTCCGGATACCGTTCACAACTACATCCTCCTGCGCGTCTATCCAACTCAATCCACAAAATATAACAGTATCCACTTCGACGGAATAAAGCCCTGGCCTTCGAACTGGGGTTACGTTCTCGGACGGAGCAAGATCGAGAAAGGAATGTACTTCGTTATACAGATGGAGCCAACATGGTCACAAACGTGGAACTGGGAAGTTCGG TGCATTGTCAACGATATTTGTAACGACACCACACCCGGGGCAAAGGAGTACGACCGCCTCTGGACAGATCCGTACTATCAAGGGGAAATGCTGCTGATGGAGTACCATGTAACGCAGATATGGCAGTCGAAAACTTCCATCATCTACTCGCGGGAG ATGATATTGCCAGTTAAGTATGGCATGGTGAGCCTTCATCCGGGATCTGTCTGCACGATCACCGCGAAGACTGCGAACATAGATGTGTGCGGCCCACG AGTCGAAATCGCATTGCTTCCACGTGGAGGAAACAGAGAGACTAGTCGACTGGAAAGGCGCAGAATACATAGTCTCGGTGACGCCCAACCCGACACTCACGTCACTATTACCCTGATGGCCTCAGCGGGCTACGTGAAGGTCTTGCCAAGCTTCTCCGACAAAATAGTCCTGTTCAGCCCACAAGAAGACACGGCCGGATATGCTTTCCACTTCTTCTGTAACATCGACATTATCAACGCCGTCTTG GATTGTGGAGCCTGGTACTACGCACGTTGGTACTAA